A window from Candidatus Margulisiibacteriota bacterium encodes these proteins:
- a CDS encoding ABC transporter permease, which translates to MNRRTWAIACKEYLHIVRDPRTLLMILCFPIFFLVLFGYAVSFDVKHLPLAVLDQDRSAASRELISGFTRAGYFDLVEHLSSSQQFADRLDGNRAKVILNIPADFSNDVKKGIRTEVQVILDGTDPTVASAALTYLNGITEDLQRRLIAAKMVRFKVKAVGLSPIGLRTRVWYNPDLRSLNFFIPGLICVILMLISAALTSVIIVSEKELGTMEKLVISPVRKTELMVGKLLPYSLIAFLDILLVIAVGHYWFRVPIKGDLLLLAVSSFIFLFGSMAIGLLISVNSRTSPEAIMTAMLITLLPTTLLSGFIFPVENMPWPLQVFSLFLPARYFLVILRGIFLKGVGLPQLWPSILALTLLTGLVVLASERRFKKRVE; encoded by the coding sequence ATGAACCGGCGGACCTGGGCCATCGCCTGCAAAGAGTATCTGCACATCGTGCGCGACCCGCGCACCCTGCTGATGATCCTCTGCTTCCCGATCTTTTTCCTGGTCCTGTTCGGCTACGCGGTCTCGTTCGACGTCAAACACCTGCCGCTGGCGGTCCTGGACCAGGACCGGAGCGCGGCCAGCCGCGAGTTGATCTCCGGCTTTACCCGGGCCGGTTATTTCGACCTGGTCGAGCACCTCAGCTCCAGCCAACAGTTCGCGGACCGGCTGGACGGCAACCGGGCGAAAGTGATCCTGAACATCCCGGCCGATTTCAGCAACGACGTGAAAAAGGGGATCAGGACCGAGGTCCAGGTCATCCTGGACGGGACCGATCCGACCGTCGCTTCTGCGGCGTTAACTTACCTGAACGGCATCACCGAAGATTTGCAGCGCCGGCTGATCGCCGCGAAGATGGTCCGTTTCAAGGTCAAGGCCGTCGGCCTGAGCCCGATCGGCCTGCGGACCCGCGTCTGGTACAATCCGGACCTGCGCAGCCTGAACTTTTTTATCCCCGGGTTGATCTGCGTCATTCTGATGCTGATCTCGGCCGCCTTGACGTCGGTCATTATCGTCTCGGAAAAGGAGCTGGGGACGATGGAAAAACTGGTCATCAGCCCGGTGCGCAAGACGGAGCTGATGGTCGGCAAGCTCCTCCCTTACAGCCTGATCGCTTTCCTGGATATCCTGCTGGTGATCGCGGTCGGCCACTACTGGTTCCGGGTGCCGATCAAGGGGGACCTGCTTCTGCTGGCCGTCAGTTCGTTCATCTTTTTGTTCGGTTCGATGGCGATCGGCCTTCTGATCTCGGTCAACTCCCGCACCAGCCCCGAAGCGATCATGACCGCGATGCTGATCACCCTGCTGCCGACCACCCTGCTCTCCGGTTTTATTTTTCCGGTCGAAAATATGCCGTGGCCGCTGCAGGTCTTTTCGCTTTTCCTGCCGGCCCGCTATTTCCTGGTGATATTACGGGGGATCTTCCTCAAGGGGGTCGGGTTGCCCCAGCTGTGGCCAAGTATATTGGCTTTGACGCTTTTGACCGGCCTGGTGGTCCTGGCCAGTGAGCGGCGTTTCAAGAAGAGGGTGGAATGA
- a CDS encoding ABC transporter permease, whose protein sequence is MIDNRLAHFIRKELWQLLHDRRMLGVAILAPVIQLIILGYVASTDVKNVATAVLDQDNSAYSRAYLNSYRNSGYFDLKYRVKNDREIAALLDGGEAKLALKIPVDFGRRIVRGEPVDVQAIIDGVNSSSATIIAGYVEQINYRNAGVLLEQRLTQAGMPADVFTLVDLRPRIWYNPEMKSVNFMVPAIFSLVLMIISMLLTSFSIVKEKEKGTLEQLLVTPLRPTELILGKLLPFSIVALIDIVLVYLVARWWFWVPMRGSTLLLFGLGGIFLLTGLGLGVFISIVSANQRQAMMAALFVMIPSIILSGFIFPIANMPGPIQLVTYFIPARYFLEIVRGLFLKGVGMEYLWLNVLALLVFGVALLTASVLEFRRKLD, encoded by the coding sequence ATGATCGACAACCGGTTGGCTCATTTTATCAGGAAAGAGCTGTGGCAGCTGCTGCACGACCGGCGGATGCTGGGAGTGGCGATCCTGGCGCCGGTCATCCAGTTGATCATCCTCGGCTACGTCGCTTCGACCGACGTCAAGAACGTGGCGACGGCCGTCCTTGATCAGGATAATTCCGCTTATAGCCGTGCTTATCTCAACAGTTACCGGAATTCCGGATACTTTGACCTCAAATATCGGGTGAAGAACGACCGGGAGATCGCGGCGCTCTTGGACGGGGGAGAGGCCAAGCTTGCCCTCAAGATCCCGGTCGATTTCGGCCGCCGGATCGTCCGGGGGGAGCCGGTCGACGTGCAAGCGATCATCGACGGCGTTAATTCTTCCTCGGCCACGATCATTGCCGGCTACGTCGAACAGATCAATTACCGGAACGCCGGCGTTTTGCTGGAACAGCGGCTAACTCAGGCCGGCATGCCGGCCGACGTTTTTACGCTGGTCGATCTCCGGCCGCGGATCTGGTACAACCCGGAGATGAAAAGCGTTAATTTCATGGTGCCGGCGATCTTTTCCCTGGTCCTGATGATCATCAGCATGCTCCTGACCTCGTTTTCGATCGTCAAGGAAAAGGAAAAAGGGACATTAGAACAGCTGCTGGTCACTCCGCTGCGGCCGACGGAGCTGATCCTGGGCAAATTGCTGCCGTTCTCGATCGTCGCCTTGATCGATATCGTGCTGGTTTACCTGGTCGCCCGGTGGTGGTTCTGGGTGCCGATGCGGGGAAGTACGCTGCTGTTGTTCGGGTTAGGGGGGATATTTTTGCTGACCGGGTTGGGGTTGGGCGTTTTTATCTCCATCGTCTCCGCCAACCAGCGCCAGGCGATGATGGCGGCGCTGTTCGTGATGATCCCCTCCATTATCCTGTCCGGTTTCATCTTCCCGATCGCCAACATGCCGGGGCCGATCCAGCTGGTGACCTATTTCATCCCCGCCCGCTACTTTCTGGAAATAGTCAGGGGGCTGTTCCTGAAAGGGGTAGGGATGGAATACCTCTGGCTTAACGTGCTGGCCCTGCTGGTCTTCGGGGTGGCCCTTTTGACCGCCAGCGTCCTGGAATTCCGCCGCAAGCTGGATTAA
- a CDS encoding AbrB/MazE/SpoVT family DNA-binding domain-containing protein: MEGIFYDTVTVGERGQVVIPAKARRDFKIKAGDKLVVLQGLGMMGLVFVHARHMDIMFKKVTAHIGKMKKLLSGKG, encoded by the coding sequence ATGGAAGGAATCTTTTACGACACGGTGACGGTCGGCGAACGCGGCCAGGTCGTGATCCCGGCCAAGGCCCGCCGCGATTTTAAGATCAAAGCGGGGGATAAACTGGTTGTCCTGCAGGGACTGGGGATGATGGGGTTGGTCTTCGTCCATGCCCGGCACATGGATATTATGTTTAAAAAAGTGACGGCCCATATCGGCAAGATGAAAAAATTGCTCTCCGGGAAAGGGTGA
- a CDS encoding TolC family protein, with translation MTKNAVILSVFLSLALATAAPALTLSDSVSLALKQNPAVLASQKKAVAAGAKLNQAIGSFFPTVKIDGSLGRSYAQPSTVQITTPTTMGVVTQNMTFGTDAVMTSKSLQGSLSQPLFVAALVPGYSIAKRGADLAQQDLRRTVIDTSYNVTQSYYGVLAAQKLAKLSEESLQMAQSHQQQVQSMLNAGVVTKADLLRTEVQVANSEVALTQAKNGVELAKDAFNNALGNDLEQPVAIKEEGFTGKIAGLPSYKDLLGQAYASRPDWQQFLLTTGISEDTLRLYQSEYLPTVLLSASTGNQISEYPAYKFDVNSWRVTGAGSWTLFDGLGRENRIREASANLDAQRSTEEQVRNGIALEVRDALLSLKATLDTIGSTQKAVDSAEESYKVSSTRYQSGVGTNLEVIDAQVALNQARVNNLQALFNVEIAKAKINKVIGKEVL, from the coding sequence ATGACAAAAAACGCGGTTATCCTGTCCGTTTTCCTGTCTTTGGCCCTGGCCACGGCGGCGCCGGCGTTGACCTTGAGCGACAGCGTCAGCCTGGCGCTCAAACAGAACCCGGCCGTCCTGGCTTCCCAGAAAAAGGCGGTCGCGGCCGGCGCCAAGCTTAACCAGGCGATCGGCTCATTTTTCCCAACGGTCAAGATCGACGGTTCGCTGGGCCGATCTTATGCCCAGCCATCGACCGTCCAAATTACCACTCCGACCACGATGGGAGTGGTCACCCAGAACATGACCTTTGGCACCGACGCGGTGATGACCAGCAAGTCCCTGCAGGGGTCGCTGTCCCAGCCGCTCTTTGTGGCGGCGCTGGTCCCCGGCTACAGCATTGCCAAGCGGGGCGCCGACCTGGCCCAGCAGGACCTGCGGCGGACCGTGATCGACACTTCATATAATGTTACGCAGTCTTACTACGGAGTCCTGGCGGCCCAAAAATTGGCCAAATTGTCCGAGGAATCCCTGCAAATGGCCCAATCGCACCAGCAGCAGGTGCAGTCGATGCTGAACGCCGGGGTCGTGACTAAGGCCGACTTGCTCCGGACGGAGGTCCAGGTCGCTAATTCCGAGGTCGCCCTGACCCAGGCGAAGAACGGGGTTGAGCTGGCCAAAGATGCTTTTAACAATGCGCTGGGGAACGACCTGGAACAGCCGGTCGCGATCAAGGAAGAGGGCTTTACCGGCAAGATCGCCGGCCTGCCGTCTTACAAGGACCTGCTCGGCCAGGCTTATGCCAGCCGGCCGGATTGGCAGCAATTCCTGCTGACAACCGGGATCAGCGAAGATACGCTGCGGCTTTATCAGTCGGAATACTTGCCGACCGTTTTGCTCTCGGCTTCGACCGGCAACCAGATCTCCGAATATCCGGCGTACAAGTTCGACGTCAACAGCTGGCGGGTCACCGGCGCCGGCTCCTGGACGCTGTTCGACGGTTTAGGCCGGGAAAACCGGATCCGGGAAGCTTCTGCCAACCTGGACGCGCAGCGCTCGACCGAAGAACAGGTCCGGAACGGGATCGCGCTGGAGGTCCGGGACGCGCTGCTCAGCCTCAAGGCGACGCTGGACACGATCGGCTCGACCCAAAAAGCGGTCGATTCCGCCGAAGAAAGCTACAAAGTTTCCTCGACGCGCTACCAGTCCGGCGTCGGGACCAACCTGGAAGTGATCGACGCGCAGGTCGCGCTCAATCAGGCCCGGGTCAACAATTTACAGGCGCTGTTCAATGTCGAGATCGCCAAAGCGAAGATCAATAAAGTGATCGGAAAAGAGGTATTGTAA
- a CDS encoding efflux RND transporter periplasmic adaptor subunit, whose translation MKRWMWIVGGLVLLLVSWSGYNWYNRDVVGVKVATVVEGPIEQVVTASGIVDAPVYELSPKMGGKIMVINVREGQRVYGGQTLAEFDDTTRLVAPANGIVAKVNYDPGETATPGQPAIVVVNYSRPWVNAQIDEIDIGNVRMGDKVKITSDVYPDKVFAGEIYWIAPLAELRKVGGRVKMDEESYVFPCKIRFLDGSRELKVNMSVNVDIATKKNDRALIVPREALVSKNDSSFVYLVNKFNRVREAKIEIGIRSFSSVEAVSGLSAGDLLAVSNVTKLKDRGRVKIER comes from the coding sequence ATGAAAAGGTGGATGTGGATCGTCGGCGGCTTGGTTTTGTTGCTGGTGAGCTGGTCCGGTTACAACTGGTATAACCGCGACGTGGTCGGCGTTAAAGTAGCGACCGTTGTCGAAGGGCCGATCGAACAGGTCGTGACCGCCAGCGGGATCGTCGACGCCCCGGTCTACGAATTAAGCCCGAAAATGGGCGGCAAGATCATGGTGATCAACGTACGGGAAGGCCAACGGGTCTACGGCGGGCAAACGCTCGCGGAATTTGACGATACGACCAGGTTGGTGGCGCCGGCCAACGGGATCGTCGCCAAGGTCAATTACGACCCGGGCGAGACCGCGACCCCCGGACAACCGGCGATCGTCGTGGTCAATTACTCCCGGCCCTGGGTCAACGCCCAGATCGACGAGATCGATATCGGCAACGTGCGGATGGGGGACAAGGTCAAGATCACTTCCGACGTCTATCCGGACAAGGTCTTTGCTGGGGAGATCTACTGGATCGCCCCGCTGGCGGAGCTGCGCAAGGTCGGCGGCCGGGTGAAAATGGACGAGGAATCGTACGTGTTCCCCTGTAAGATCCGTTTTCTGGACGGCAGCCGCGAGCTCAAGGTCAACATGTCGGTCAACGTCGACATCGCCACCAAAAAGAACGACCGTGCCCTGATCGTGCCGCGCGAAGCGCTGGTCAGCAAGAACGACAGTTCGTTCGTTTATCTGGTCAACAAGTTCAACCGGGTCAGGGAGGCCAAGATCGAGATCGGGATCCGCTCGTTCAGCAGCGTGGAAGCGGTATCGGGACTCAGTGCCGGTGATCTGCTGGCGGTCAGCAACGTGACCAAGCTGAAGGACAGGGGGAGGGTCAAGATTGAGCGCTAA
- a CDS encoding ABC transporter ATP-binding protein — protein MGTVEVNALRGINLRIEKGEFVSIMGPSGCGKSTLMHILGCLDRPSAGDVRLDEVDVDELDDNSLAEIRNKKVGFVFQTFNLLPKLNAIENVELPLIYAGIGFEERREKAAKLLEIVGLKERMYHKPSELSGGQSQRVAIARSLANDPSLILADEPTGNLDSSSGEEIIRLFKELNRKGITLIIVTHDQEIADHSKRIVRLKDGLIVSDEPVK, from the coding sequence ATGGGGACGGTCGAGGTCAACGCCCTGCGCGGGATCAACCTGCGGATCGAAAAAGGCGAGTTCGTCTCGATCATGGGCCCGTCCGGTTGCGGTAAATCGACCCTGATGCATATCCTCGGGTGTCTTGACCGGCCTTCGGCCGGCGATGTCCGGTTGGATGAGGTCGATGTTGACGAGCTTGATGACAACAGCCTGGCGGAGATCCGCAACAAGAAGGTCGGTTTCGTTTTCCAGACTTTCAACCTGCTCCCGAAGCTGAACGCCATTGAAAATGTTGAACTGCCGCTGATTTACGCCGGCATCGGTTTTGAGGAGCGGCGGGAAAAAGCCGCCAAGCTGCTGGAGATCGTCGGGCTCAAGGAACGGATGTACCACAAGCCGTCGGAGCTCTCCGGCGGGCAGAGCCAGCGGGTGGCGATCGCCCGGTCGCTGGCCAATGATCCCTCGCTCATTTTAGCTGATGAGCCGACCGGGAACCTCGATTCGAGCAGCGGCGAAGAGATTATTCGTCTTTTTAAGGAATTGAACCGCAAGGGGATCACCTTGATCATTGTTACCCACGATCAGGAGATCGCCGACCACAGCAAGCGCATTGTCCGCCTGAAAGACGGATTGATCGTTTCCGACGAACCGGTAAAATGA
- a CDS encoding ABC transporter permease, with protein MINLVEPFKISAASLLANRTRSLLTMLGVIIGVAAVITLVSMGEGAKSYILDQVGSWGVGSNSITINPGEENSHTMEMSLTYADGQALRAKVNNLEYLMTEFVGRGRLNYGKKEYKPGYTLGVSADYPYAYKQKADVGRFFSHAEDAGRKRVAVIGKTVARNLFGESTPVGENIKINGIGFKIVGQLEEKGTMLTYDMDDMVLIPSTLSELVLGTNKIWEMFVTVDNENQVPQAVQEIKKILIARHRKEDFHIHTQQGMIDIINNILNAMTGIVSAIAAISLLVGGIGIMNIMLVAVTERTREIGIRKAIGAKGRDIFLQFVIESVLITMGGALIGITIGTLAAWGIMAWLKMSAVIAWGAVYMACLVAFLVGTFFGVYPAMRASKLDPVEALRFEV; from the coding sequence ATGATCAACCTGGTCGAACCTTTCAAGATCTCGGCCGCTTCGCTGCTGGCGAACCGGACCCGCTCGCTCCTAACGATGCTCGGCGTGATCATCGGCGTCGCGGCGGTCATCACCCTGGTCTCGATGGGCGAGGGGGCGAAAAGCTACATTTTAGACCAAGTCGGCAGCTGGGGCGTCGGCTCCAACAGCATTACGATCAATCCCGGCGAAGAGAATTCGCACACGATGGAGATGAGCCTGACCTACGCCGACGGCCAGGCCTTGCGGGCCAAGGTCAATAATCTCGAGTACCTGATGACCGAATTCGTCGGCCGGGGCCGGCTGAACTACGGGAAAAAAGAATACAAACCGGGTTACACGCTCGGCGTGTCGGCCGATTATCCATACGCTTATAAACAAAAAGCGGACGTCGGACGCTTCTTTTCCCACGCCGAGGATGCCGGGCGCAAACGGGTGGCGGTCATCGGTAAAACGGTGGCGCGCAATCTGTTCGGTGAAAGCACGCCGGTCGGCGAGAACATCAAGATCAACGGCATCGGCTTCAAGATAGTCGGCCAGCTGGAAGAGAAGGGGACGATGCTGACCTACGACATGGACGACATGGTGCTGATCCCGTCAACGCTGTCGGAACTGGTCCTGGGGACCAATAAGATCTGGGAGATGTTCGTGACGGTCGATAACGAAAACCAGGTGCCGCAGGCGGTGCAGGAGATAAAAAAGATCCTGATCGCGCGCCACCGCAAAGAAGACTTTCACATCCATACCCAGCAGGGAATGATCGATATCATTAATAATATTTTAAACGCCATGACCGGCATCGTTTCGGCGATCGCGGCCATTTCCCTGCTGGTCGGCGGGATCGGCATCATGAACATCATGCTGGTCGCGGTGACCGAGCGGACGCGGGAGATCGGCATCCGCAAGGCGATCGGCGCCAAAGGGCGCGATATTTTCCTGCAATTCGTGATCGAATCGGTCCTGATCACGATGGGCGGGGCGCTGATCGGCATCACGATCGGGACGCTGGCCGCCTGGGGGATCATGGCCTGGCTGAAAATGAGCGCCGTAATCGCCTGGGGGGCGGTTTACATGGCTTGCCTGGTCGCTTTCCTGGTCGGGACTTTCTTCGGGGTCTATCCGGCGATGCGCGCTTCCAAGCTCGATCCGGTCGAAGCCTTGAGGTTCGAAGTATGA
- a CDS encoding ABC transporter permease: protein MKQAWRALLSNKVRSALTMLGVIIGIFSVITLVTIGEGAKSYVTDQIKNLGAGYDSFILVAGKDQSAPPNPKFTFADIALFKSRVPEIRDVVALNIGSGDLSYGKKTVKSAAVMGMTANALELMGGGMASGRYFTEAEVEGRRRVVVIGPRAATELFGESDPLGERLKMDGNQYLIIGVSEARGSIGPMDMDRRITLPVTIVKNMFGNYNIMRFNIFPKDVNKLDEVKEKVRVVTLRRLGNDDFRFMTQQGILNIVNNILGALTGFITGIAAISLLVGGIGIMNIMLVAVNERVREIGVRKAIGAKSRDIVLQFLVESMMISLIGGFLGIILGLLGAFLIMFFIKGTLVIAWWAVILATVVSAAVGIFFGVYPAMRAAKLDPVIALRYE from the coding sequence ATGAAGCAAGCCTGGCGCGCCTTGCTGTCGAACAAGGTTCGCAGCGCTCTGACGATGCTCGGCGTGATCATCGGCATCTTTTCGGTCATTACGCTGGTAACGATCGGCGAGGGGGCCAAGAGCTACGTGACCGACCAGATCAAGAACCTGGGCGCCGGTTACGATTCGTTTATCCTGGTGGCGGGCAAAGATCAAAGCGCCCCGCCCAACCCCAAATTTACCTTTGCCGATATCGCTCTGTTCAAAAGCCGGGTGCCGGAGATCAGGGATGTTGTGGCGCTGAATATCGGTTCCGGCGACCTGTCGTACGGAAAAAAGACGGTCAAGAGCGCGGCGGTTATGGGGATGACGGCGAATGCGCTGGAACTGATGGGGGGGGGAATGGCGAGCGGCCGCTATTTTACCGAAGCGGAAGTCGAAGGGCGGCGCCGGGTAGTGGTGATCGGGCCCCGGGCGGCAACGGAGCTGTTTGGCGAGAGCGATCCGTTGGGCGAACGGCTCAAGATGGACGGCAACCAGTACCTGATCATCGGCGTCTCCGAAGCGCGCGGCAGCATCGGCCCGATGGACATGGACCGGCGGATCACGCTGCCGGTCACGATCGTTAAAAACATGTTCGGCAATTATAATATTATGCGTTTCAATATTTTCCCGAAAGACGTCAATAAGCTGGATGAGGTCAAGGAAAAAGTCCGGGTGGTCACTTTGCGCCGTCTGGGCAATGATGATTTCCGCTTCATGACCCAGCAGGGCATCTTGAACATCGTTAATAACATTCTCGGCGCTTTGACCGGTTTTATTACCGGGATCGCGGCCATTTCCCTGCTGGTCGGCGGGATCGGCATCATGAACATTATGCTGGTGGCCGTCAACGAACGGGTGCGGGAGATCGGCGTGCGGAAAGCGATCGGCGCCAAAAGCCGGGACATCGTTCTGCAGTTCTTGGTCGAATCGATGATGATCAGTTTGATCGGCGGGTTCCTCGGTATTATCCTCGGTTTGCTTGGGGCTTTCCTCATCATGTTCTTTATTAAGGGGACGCTGGTCATCGCCTGGTGGGCGGTCATCCTGGCGACGGTCGTTTCGGCCGCGGTCGGCATATTCTTCGGCGTTTATCCGGCCATGCGGGCGGCCAAGCTTGATCCGGTCATCGCCCTGAGGTACGAATGA
- a CDS encoding protease inhibitor I42 family protein — protein MRRRSGWLGFLLAAVVLVGCSGGENERSYDNRDFGFSVDYPAGYQAKPLNWVKAENGVELKAGQRTITVQALPTGTDYAQMPFDRYVRLAASVDIQNFTKLVRIEPVTSAYNVKGYRTYWEVVRHEDTDSGEINQQTIVGPLYYFPLAKARKLGAQPVKAVMIYPDEGLSAEAAAIAASFRYHNSFVTLLRNQQHGKMFWAKKDRPFRIELAANPTTGYNWYIAALDETRFKVRRSGYDPAATGRVGSGGTSFWEIVPLKKGYGDIKLLYYRVWEGPAKAVDRFAVRVLVL, from the coding sequence ATGAGGCGACGGAGCGGTTGGCTCGGTTTTTTGCTGGCGGCGGTCGTGTTGGTCGGCTGCAGCGGCGGCGAGAACGAACGGTCTTATGATAACCGCGATTTTGGTTTTTCCGTCGATTATCCGGCCGGTTATCAGGCTAAACCGCTCAACTGGGTCAAGGCAGAGAATGGCGTTGAACTGAAAGCCGGCCAGCGCACCATTACCGTCCAGGCGCTGCCGACCGGGACCGACTACGCCCAAATGCCTTTTGACCGTTACGTCCGGCTTGCCGCTTCGGTCGATATCCAGAACTTCACAAAACTGGTCCGGATCGAACCAGTCACTTCCGCTTATAACGTCAAAGGTTACAGAACTTACTGGGAGGTTGTACGGCACGAAGATACCGACAGCGGGGAAATTAATCAGCAGACCATAGTTGGTCCGCTCTATTATTTCCCCCTGGCCAAAGCCCGTAAACTTGGCGCACAGCCGGTCAAGGCGGTCATGATCTATCCGGACGAGGGGCTGTCGGCCGAAGCGGCAGCGATCGCGGCCAGTTTTCGTTACCACAATTCCTTTGTCACGCTGCTGCGCAACCAGCAGCACGGTAAAATGTTCTGGGCGAAGAAGGACCGGCCGTTCCGGATCGAACTGGCCGCCAATCCGACCACCGGTTATAACTGGTATATCGCCGCCCTGGACGAGACGCGGTTCAAGGTGCGGCGCTCCGGCTATGATCCGGCCGCGACCGGCCGGGTGGGGAGCGGCGGGACAAGTTTCTGGGAGATCGTGCCGTTAAAAAAAGGTTATGGCGATATCAAGCTGCTTTATTACCGGGTGTGGGAGGGGCCGGCCAAGGCGGTGGACCGGTTCGCGGTCAGGGTCTTAGTCCTTTAA
- a CDS encoding TlpA disulfide reductase family protein — protein MKKVFTYIMIGLVLLLSALPVRAETGPLAGCQAPDLRLTTLAGKPLALQDYLGSKKVVLTFFTSWSKSSQAQLKLLGEIAAAHPGDVQVLAVSFDKKTKQLRSFLAAANPNFPVLHDRKLTASDAFQILIIPTTFCIGRDGVIAKVLVDYDENVKKALAEWLKD, from the coding sequence ATGAAAAAAGTCTTTACCTATATCATGATCGGCCTGGTCCTGCTGCTGTCGGCCCTCCCCGTCCGGGCGGAGACCGGTCCTTTGGCCGGCTGCCAGGCGCCGGATTTGCGCTTAACCACTCTGGCCGGCAAACCGCTCGCCCTGCAGGATTACCTGGGCAGCAAGAAAGTGGTGCTCACCTTTTTTACCAGCTGGAGCAAGTCCAGCCAGGCTCAGCTGAAACTGCTGGGAGAGATCGCCGCCGCGCATCCGGGCGACGTGCAGGTCCTGGCGGTCTCGTTCGATAAAAAGACCAAGCAGCTGCGCTCTTTCCTGGCCGCTGCCAACCCGAATTTCCCGGTCCTGCACGACCGGAAACTGACGGCGAGCGATGCTTTTCAGATCCTGATCATCCCGACCACGTTCTGCATCGGCCGCGACGGCGTGATCGCCAAGGTCCTGGTGGATTACGACGAGAACGTCAAAAAAGCGCTGGCGGAGTGGTTAAAGGACTAA
- the trxB gene encoding thioredoxin-disulfide reductase, whose protein sequence is MSLQLAAKPRLKPQTAGRRSQYDLAIIGGGPAGLTAALYALRAGLNTVLIEKMVLGGLASTTFQVENYPGFPDGIAGLTLARQMEEQVGKLGLKVIWEKAQTVKKKNAQFTLQVEGQSLTARALIIAAGTEIAKLGVPGEEEFRGKGVSYCATCDGPFYKDKNIMVVGGGNAAVEEALFLTRYAGKVTIVHRRDQLRADKIVADRAKSHPQIYFHWHSVVEKISGDKTVNLVAVKDLQTGKSLNVPVDGLFIYVGNKPNSAPYRSLVKLDDQGFILTNEQMQTATPGVFAAGDIRAKSLRQIVTAAADGAIAADAVRRYLEKLDSPNGKRIITSG, encoded by the coding sequence ATGAGCCTGCAACTGGCCGCTAAACCGAGATTAAAACCCCAAACAGCCGGCCGCCGGAGCCAGTACGACCTGGCGATCATCGGCGGCGGACCGGCCGGACTGACGGCCGCCCTGTACGCGCTGCGGGCCGGCCTTAATACCGTGTTGATCGAGAAAATGGTGCTCGGCGGCCTGGCCTCGACCACTTTTCAGGTCGAGAATTATCCCGGTTTCCCGGACGGTATCGCGGGCCTGACCCTCGCCCGCCAGATGGAAGAACAGGTAGGAAAATTGGGGCTCAAGGTCATCTGGGAAAAAGCCCAGACGGTCAAGAAAAAGAACGCCCAATTCACCCTGCAGGTCGAAGGGCAAAGCCTGACCGCCCGGGCGCTGATCATCGCCGCCGGCACGGAGATCGCCAAGCTCGGCGTCCCCGGCGAAGAAGAGTTCCGCGGCAAAGGGGTATCATATTGCGCTACCTGCGACGGGCCGTTCTACAAGGACAAGAACATCATGGTGGTCGGCGGCGGCAACGCGGCGGTCGAGGAAGCGCTGTTCCTGACCCGCTACGCCGGCAAGGTCACGATCGTCCACCGCCGCGACCAGTTGCGGGCCGACAAGATCGTGGCCGACCGGGCCAAAAGCCATCCGCAGATCTACTTCCACTGGCACTCGGTCGTCGAAAAGATCAGCGGCGATAAAACCGTCAACCTGGTCGCGGTCAAGGACCTGCAGACCGGGAAAAGCCTGAACGTGCCGGTGGACGGGCTGTTCATTTACGTCGGCAACAAACCGAACTCGGCCCCGTACCGCTCGCTGGTCAAGCTGGACGACCAGGGTTTCATTTTGACCAACGAGCAGATGCAAACGGCCACCCCCGGCGTTTTCGCCGCCGGCGATATCCGGGCCAAGAGCCTGCGCCAGATCGTGACCGCGGCGGCCGACGGCGCGATCGCCGCCGATGCCGTCCGCCGTTACCTGGAAAAACTTGACTCCCCGAACGGGAAGCGTATAATCACAAGCGGATGA